From Bifidobacterium longum subsp. longum JCM 1217, one genomic window encodes:
- a CDS encoding metal ABC transporter solute-binding protein: MSIMSNAKRALAIAAAAATLLSMAACGSSNAASGKSDSSGAASSGKIEVVASINQWGSVAEDLGGSNVEVTNIMTKTNVEAHDYEPTSQDVAKFGTAKVAVVNGADYDPWATKAAQPTKATLVTAAETAGIKEGDNPHVWFSAKVRSNTADAITAAYQKADPSHKDDYAKLNKEWHAKEDQLESKIKETSAKTEGLPYAATESVAWYLADDLKMTDATPKGYAQASANESEPTPADIKDFQDTLKAGFIKMFVFNSQEANSTTDQITGAAKDANVPIVELAEQMPKQYTNLLDWMSALVDQFAAAVK, encoded by the coding sequence ATGTCCATCATGTCCAACGCCAAGCGCGCGCTCGCCATCGCGGCCGCCGCGGCGACCCTGCTCTCGATGGCCGCCTGCGGTTCCAGCAACGCCGCCAGCGGCAAGTCCGATTCCAGCGGCGCCGCGTCTTCCGGCAAGATCGAGGTCGTCGCCTCCATCAACCAGTGGGGTTCCGTGGCCGAAGACCTCGGCGGCAGCAACGTCGAAGTCACCAACATCATGACCAAGACCAACGTCGAGGCGCACGATTACGAGCCCACCAGCCAGGATGTCGCCAAGTTCGGCACCGCCAAGGTAGCCGTAGTCAACGGCGCCGATTACGACCCGTGGGCCACCAAGGCCGCCCAGCCGACCAAGGCCACGCTGGTCACCGCCGCCGAAACCGCCGGCATCAAGGAAGGCGACAACCCGCACGTCTGGTTCTCCGCCAAGGTGCGTTCCAACACCGCCGACGCCATCACCGCCGCCTACCAGAAGGCCGACCCGAGCCACAAGGACGACTACGCCAAGCTCAACAAAGAATGGCACGCCAAGGAAGACCAGCTTGAGTCCAAGATCAAGGAGACTTCCGCCAAGACCGAGGGCCTGCCGTACGCCGCCACCGAATCCGTGGCCTGGTACCTGGCCGACGACCTCAAGATGACCGACGCCACTCCGAAGGGCTACGCCCAGGCCTCCGCCAACGAGAGCGAGCCGACCCCGGCCGACATCAAGGACTTCCAGGACACCCTGAAGGCCGGCTTCATCAAGATGTTCGTCTTCAACAGCCAGGAAGCAAACTCCACTACTGACCAGATCACCGGTGCCGCCAAGGACGCCAACGTGCCGATCGTGGAGCTCGCCGAGCAGATGCCGAAGCAGTACACCAACCTGCTCGACTGGATGAGCGCACTGGTCGACCAGTTCGCCGCCGCCGTGAAGTAA
- a CDS encoding LTA synthase family protein, translating to MSENTSNTTTVKPHFKLWAKKVEANEVTPQHPHKPFPGWVYGVLFVIFDIIVVTALEVGVSSSSTRVQLSSPTVGFGFVSKMWTDGNFVFVLNVILVALLYLMLLMLFNRFWTASIVILAVGIIVAAIEHFKVEIRYEAILPADLGFLGSNTGNMLTFIPAGAHVTILVALGAFAVLLALILVLRHFDGRKGRMIRTDNLSLNLTSRLILLLLPILVFALYCIHVSTTDSLANKFSRALGDTPSMWDSVYDAQRNGPLVAFTRQLNPKIMDKPSNYSEETMKKVAARYQKEAETINASRTNNLTDSTVVYVLSESFSDPSRVPGLKTNKDSMPNIRKIKAGTTSGLMLSSGYGGGTANLEYMGLSGLSMANFESSLSSPYQQLVPSQHWTPTINQLWGAPVNSLGYHPYESSMYSRATNYKKFGFSHFYTLTGPDVIKYQDKIDESPYVSDKSSYDSALEGIKSGKTNKFIQIITMQNHMPYHEWYENNDYTAESTTGTPLGDDEQQSIETYQKGVEITDQATQEFLNELDALDKPVTVVFYGDHLPGIYSSASEDDNNSLALHLTDYFIWSNKASSSQGNKASDAAYSSPNFFVAQAADHMNAKVSPYLAFLTEMHSKIAAMEPPVVNKVQGWDRIPEGQNIYLDQNGNPMSTDDFDKETKQLLADYKLIQYDITAGKNYLKDTDFMTLPTDSLVGCL from the coding sequence ATGAGCGAGAACACTAGTAATACCACCACAGTGAAACCCCATTTCAAGCTTTGGGCCAAAAAGGTCGAAGCCAATGAAGTCACGCCCCAACACCCCCACAAGCCCTTCCCCGGCTGGGTGTATGGCGTGCTCTTCGTTATCTTCGACATCATTGTCGTGACGGCGCTCGAAGTGGGCGTTTCGTCCAGCTCCACCCGTGTGCAGCTGTCCAGTCCGACCGTCGGATTCGGCTTCGTGAGCAAGATGTGGACCGACGGCAATTTCGTATTCGTGCTCAACGTGATACTTGTCGCGTTGCTGTACCTCATGTTGCTGATGCTGTTCAACCGGTTCTGGACGGCAAGCATCGTGATTCTCGCGGTCGGAATCATCGTGGCCGCCATCGAACATTTCAAGGTCGAGATCCGTTACGAGGCCATTCTGCCCGCCGATCTAGGCTTCCTTGGCTCGAACACCGGCAACATGCTCACCTTCATTCCGGCCGGTGCGCATGTGACCATCCTCGTGGCACTCGGCGCGTTCGCCGTACTGCTCGCGCTGATTCTGGTGCTGCGTCATTTCGATGGGCGCAAAGGTCGCATGATTCGTACGGATAACCTGAGCCTGAACCTCACCTCCCGTCTGATTCTTCTGCTGCTGCCGATTCTGGTGTTCGCGTTGTACTGCATTCATGTGAGCACCACCGATTCGCTGGCCAACAAGTTCTCCCGCGCCTTGGGAGACACGCCATCCATGTGGGATTCCGTGTATGACGCGCAGCGCAATGGTCCGCTCGTGGCCTTCACCCGCCAGCTCAACCCGAAGATCATGGACAAGCCGAGCAACTACTCCGAGGAGACCATGAAGAAGGTCGCCGCTCGCTATCAGAAGGAAGCGGAGACAATCAACGCCTCCCGCACCAACAACCTCACTGATTCGACAGTGGTGTACGTGTTGTCCGAATCCTTCTCTGACCCGAGCCGCGTGCCGGGACTGAAGACCAATAAGGATTCGATGCCCAACATCCGCAAGATCAAGGCGGGCACCACCTCCGGCCTGATGCTCTCCTCCGGCTACGGCGGAGGTACGGCCAATCTCGAATACATGGGACTTTCCGGCCTGAGCATGGCCAATTTCGAGTCCTCCCTGTCCAGCCCGTACCAGCAGCTGGTCCCGAGCCAGCATTGGACTCCCACCATCAACCAGCTGTGGGGCGCGCCCGTCAACTCGCTCGGCTACCACCCGTACGAATCCAGCATGTACTCGCGTGCCACGAACTACAAGAAGTTCGGCTTCTCGCACTTCTACACGTTGACCGGTCCGGACGTGATCAAGTATCAGGACAAGATCGACGAGTCGCCGTACGTCTCTGATAAGTCTTCCTATGATTCTGCGTTGGAAGGCATCAAGTCCGGCAAGACGAACAAGTTCATTCAGATCATTACCATGCAGAATCACATGCCCTACCACGAGTGGTATGAGAATAACGACTACACCGCCGAATCCACCACGGGTACGCCGCTGGGTGATGATGAACAGCAGTCGATTGAGACCTATCAAAAGGGTGTGGAGATTACCGATCAGGCCACTCAGGAGTTCCTGAACGAACTGGATGCGCTGGATAAGCCCGTCACCGTAGTGTTCTACGGCGATCACTTGCCGGGCATCTACTCGTCCGCCAGCGAGGATGACAACAACTCCTTGGCCCTGCACCTGACCGATTACTTCATCTGGTCGAATAAGGCTTCCAGCTCCCAAGGCAATAAGGCAAGCGATGCAGCCTACTCTTCGCCGAACTTCTTCGTGGCACAGGCCGCCGATCACATGAACGCCAAGGTCAGCCCGTATCTGGCGTTCCTGACCGAAATGCATTCCAAGATTGCCGCTATGGAACCGCCTGTGGTCAACAAGGTCCAAGGCTGGGATCGTATTCCCGAAGGCCAGAACATCTATCTCGACCAAAACGGCAACCCGATGTCCACCGATGACTTCGACAAGGAAACCAAGCAGTTGCTTGCCGACTACAAGCTCATCCAATACGACATCACCGCCGGCAAAAACTACCTCAAAGACACAGATTTTATGACGCTG